One Arthrobacter sp. StoSoilB19 DNA window includes the following coding sequences:
- a CDS encoding LacI family DNA-binding transcriptional regulator, translating to MAGIKEVASRAGLSVATVSRALSGKSNVSSRSRRLAQEAARELGFVPSYHASSLASGRNHNIGLVVPNVQRWYFSSVLEGVSEALLDAGYDLTLYNVGEQPEHRSSILNDFLLRKRLDAVIAVALVLSEEEIGQLLAVHRPIVGIGGALRGASTIRIDDEGLAMMATRHLIGLGHTRIAHVTGDAALNRDFNLPQLRQKGFAAAMAAAGLTVRQEWQATADFTIQGAYAAGRRLLGTSADRPTAVFAASDEMAVGIMLAARDFGLQVPQDLSVVGIDGHELAETFGLTTISQDPRGQGRLAAATALALLDNAGGSSEGASSEGAGSDGGLAADGARDQEYPTEFVIRNSTAVPPDKAAGRG from the coding sequence ATGGCGGGCATCAAAGAAGTTGCCAGCCGGGCCGGCCTGTCCGTGGCCACCGTCTCCAGGGCGCTGAGCGGCAAGTCCAACGTCTCCTCCAGGAGCCGCCGCCTTGCGCAGGAGGCGGCACGGGAACTCGGGTTCGTCCCCTCTTACCACGCCTCCAGCCTCGCCTCCGGGCGGAACCACAACATCGGCCTGGTGGTGCCCAACGTCCAGCGCTGGTATTTCTCTTCGGTCCTGGAGGGCGTTTCGGAAGCCCTCCTGGACGCCGGCTACGACCTGACGCTGTACAACGTGGGAGAGCAGCCGGAGCACCGCAGCAGCATTTTGAACGACTTCCTGCTGCGGAAACGCCTGGACGCCGTCATTGCGGTGGCGCTGGTACTCAGCGAGGAAGAGATCGGCCAGCTGCTCGCCGTGCACCGTCCGATTGTGGGCATCGGCGGGGCGCTGCGGGGCGCCTCGACCATAAGGATCGACGACGAAGGCCTGGCCATGATGGCCACCCGGCACCTGATCGGGCTGGGCCATACCCGGATCGCGCATGTTACCGGGGATGCGGCCTTGAACCGGGACTTCAACCTTCCGCAGCTGCGCCAGAAGGGCTTTGCAGCGGCTATGGCAGCAGCCGGGCTGACGGTGCGGCAAGAGTGGCAGGCCACGGCCGACTTCACCATCCAGGGCGCGTACGCGGCGGGCCGCCGGCTCCTGGGCACCTCCGCTGACCGCCCCACCGCAGTCTTCGCCGCGTCCGACGAGATGGCCGTGGGCATCATGCTCGCCGCCCGGGACTTCGGCCTTCAGGTCCCACAGGACCTTTCCGTCGTGGGGATTGACGGGCACGAACTTGCAGAGACCTTTGGGCTGACCACCATCAGCCAGGATCCACGCGGACAGGGAAGGCTCGCGGCTGCCACTGCTTTGGCCCTGCTGGACAATGCGGGTGGAAGTTCCGAGGGCGCAAGTTCCGAGGGCGCAGGTTCCGACGGCGGCCTAGCGGCGGATGGAGCGCGGGACCAGGAATACCCTACGGAGTTTGTGATCCGGAACAGCACCGCCGTGCCGCCGGACAAGGCCGCGGGGCGGGGCTAG
- the ugpC gene encoding sn-glycerol-3-phosphate ABC transporter ATP-binding protein UgpC has translation MATVTFDNATRLYPGTDKPAVDKLNIDIADGEFLVLVGPSGCGKSTSLRMLAGLEDVNAGRILIGDRDVTDVPPKDRDIAMVFQNYALYPHMTVADNMGFALKIAGVSKEERAERVREAAKLLDLEQYLDRKPKALSGGQRQRVAMGRAIVRNPQVFLMDEPLSNLDAKLRVQTRTQIASLTRRLGVTTVYVTHDQVEAMTMGDRVAVLKDGLLQQVDTPRNLYDRPKNVFVAGFIGSPAMNLLELPVVDGGVQFGGTVYPVPRDVLEEAHGSTVTLGSRPEDLETAPHGEGLKVEVDVVEELGADAYVYGHTTLDGKDHDIVARVDGRRPPMKGEVIYVRPQSGHVHLFDTKTGLRLGD, from the coding sequence GTGGCTACAGTTACTTTTGATAACGCTACGCGTCTGTACCCGGGCACAGATAAGCCCGCCGTCGATAAGCTCAACATCGACATCGCCGATGGCGAATTCCTGGTCCTCGTTGGACCCTCCGGCTGCGGCAAGTCCACCTCCCTGCGCATGCTCGCCGGCCTGGAGGACGTCAACGCAGGCCGCATCCTGATCGGTGACCGTGACGTCACCGATGTTCCGCCGAAGGACCGCGACATCGCGATGGTTTTCCAGAACTACGCGTTGTACCCGCACATGACTGTGGCCGACAACATGGGCTTCGCCCTGAAGATCGCCGGCGTCTCCAAGGAAGAGCGCGCCGAGCGCGTCCGCGAAGCCGCAAAGCTCCTTGACCTTGAGCAGTACCTGGACCGCAAGCCGAAGGCACTCTCCGGCGGCCAGCGCCAGCGTGTTGCCATGGGCCGCGCAATCGTCCGTAACCCCCAGGTCTTCCTCATGGATGAGCCGCTGTCCAACCTGGACGCCAAGCTCCGTGTCCAGACCCGCACCCAGATCGCATCTCTGACCCGCCGCCTGGGCGTCACCACCGTCTACGTCACGCACGACCAGGTCGAGGCCATGACCATGGGCGACCGCGTCGCCGTGCTGAAGGACGGCCTGCTGCAGCAGGTGGACACCCCCCGCAACCTCTACGACCGCCCCAAGAACGTCTTCGTTGCCGGCTTCATCGGCTCCCCCGCCATGAACCTGCTGGAACTTCCCGTCGTCGACGGCGGCGTCCAGTTCGGCGGCACCGTCTACCCCGTGCCGCGCGACGTCCTCGAAGAGGCACACGGCTCCACGGTTACGCTGGGCAGCCGTCCCGAGGACCTGGAAACCGCTCCGCACGGCGAAGGCCTGAAGGTTGAGGTAGATGTCGTTGAAGAGCTCGGCGCCGACGCCTACGTCTACGGCCACACCACGCTGGACGGCAAGGACCACGACATCGTGGCCCGTGTCGATGGCCGCCGCCCCCCGATGAAGGGCGAGGTCATTTACGTCCGTCCGCAGTCCGGCCACGTGCACCTCTTCGACACGAAGACCGGCCTGCGCCTGGGCGACTAA
- a CDS encoding FAD-linked oxidase C-terminal domain-containing protein has translation MGSIVDELEAILAPGQLDVSEVSLRRYAIDQAPVIDFQLPLAVVFAESVADVQAVMKTCAGSGVAIVPRGAGTGVSGGAHATRNCIILSLERMNRILALNPDDETAMVEPGVVNAVLNEAAAAHGLMYAPDPASFRSSTIGGNVATNAGGLRCAKYGVTRDSVLALDVVLADGSLIHTGHQTFKGVAGYDLTGLFVGSEGTLGVVVGITVRLKYLPREVHTVAAFYPDFRMAAAGVLAVGKARVQPAITELLDGGTLAQLDDIHGSDLTARGKSLLLVQTDGFGAAAEAEVVRQVLRAGGATVTTEASAEAERLVELRRHSRGTEVDDEYRVGEDVAVPRSRLVDYVAELEAMAARQQVHLKVVAHAGDGNLHPTFWIDRQGASVDSAAMQRLQAALDESITAALAMGGTITGEHGVGQYKLRWLGQEQPEPVRELQRRIKDLFDPAGILNPGKAI, from the coding sequence GTGGGAAGCATCGTTGACGAGCTGGAGGCCATCCTGGCGCCAGGGCAGCTGGATGTCAGCGAGGTCTCGCTCCGGCGGTACGCCATCGACCAGGCCCCCGTCATCGATTTCCAGCTTCCCCTGGCGGTGGTGTTCGCCGAATCAGTGGCCGACGTGCAGGCGGTGATGAAAACCTGCGCCGGCAGCGGAGTGGCCATTGTCCCCCGGGGTGCGGGTACAGGCGTTTCCGGTGGTGCCCATGCCACCAGGAACTGCATCATCCTTTCGCTGGAGCGGATGAACCGGATCCTCGCCCTGAACCCAGACGATGAGACAGCCATGGTGGAGCCCGGCGTGGTGAACGCGGTCCTCAACGAAGCCGCAGCAGCGCACGGCCTCATGTATGCCCCCGATCCGGCCAGTTTCCGAAGCTCCACCATCGGCGGGAACGTGGCCACCAATGCCGGCGGCCTGCGCTGCGCCAAGTACGGGGTCACCAGGGATTCGGTCCTGGCACTGGATGTGGTCCTGGCCGACGGGTCCCTCATCCACACAGGCCACCAAACCTTCAAAGGCGTGGCGGGCTATGACCTGACGGGCCTCTTCGTGGGATCCGAAGGAACCCTGGGCGTCGTCGTCGGAATCACCGTGCGCCTGAAGTACCTGCCACGGGAAGTCCACACCGTGGCCGCCTTCTACCCGGACTTCAGGATGGCTGCCGCAGGGGTCCTGGCCGTAGGCAAGGCACGCGTCCAGCCGGCGATCACGGAACTGCTCGACGGCGGTACCCTGGCCCAGCTCGACGACATCCACGGCTCCGACCTCACCGCCCGCGGAAAATCACTCCTGCTGGTCCAGACCGACGGGTTTGGCGCCGCCGCGGAAGCGGAGGTTGTGCGCCAGGTCCTCCGCGCCGGCGGGGCAACGGTGACTACTGAGGCAAGCGCCGAGGCGGAGCGCCTGGTGGAACTCCGCCGGCACAGCAGGGGGACGGAGGTGGACGACGAGTACCGTGTAGGCGAGGACGTGGCCGTTCCCCGCTCCCGGTTGGTGGACTACGTCGCGGAACTCGAAGCCATGGCCGCCAGGCAGCAGGTACACCTCAAGGTGGTGGCCCACGCGGGTGACGGCAACCTGCACCCCACATTTTGGATCGACCGGCAGGGGGCAAGCGTGGACTCCGCAGCCATGCAGCGGCTGCAGGCGGCACTGGACGAGTCCATCACCGCGGCGCTGGCGATGGGCGGCACCATCACCGGTGAGCACGGAGTAGGGCAGTACAAGCTCCGGTGGCTGGGACAGGAGCAGCCGGAACCGGTGCGGGAGCTCCAGCGCAGGATCAAGGACCTGTTCGATCCCGCGGGGATCCTCAACCCCGGTAAGGCGATCTAG
- the otsA gene encoding alpha,alpha-trehalose-phosphate synthase (UDP-forming), with the protein MQTPVQEKPAGKATAGSSGPSHAGHTKYDFMVVSNRLPVDRVAAGDAGDDESGWRRSPGGLVTALAPMMTKTDGAWVGWHGAPDETVKPFSHGGMDLVPVQLSNDDVELYYEGFSNATLWPLYHDVIAPPEFHRTWWDAYRRVNRRFADAVVQHADQGATVWVQDYQLQLVPRMLREARPDLRIGFFNHIPFPPPEIFAQLPWRQAIIDGLLGADLVGFQRPSDAGNFMRSARRFLGASVKQQQVHVKGQDGQVTHIARAQAFPISIDVKHISELAARPDIIERARQIRQDLGNPKTILLGVDRLDYTKGIRHRLKAFEELLADGKLSVGDATLIQVASPSRERVEQYRLLREEVEGTVGHINGTYDTIENTAVRYLHHSYPVEEMVALYLAADVMLVTALRDGMNLVAKEYVTARTNNDGALVLSEFAGAADQLKQALLMNPHDIDGLKSAIMRAVEMQPRESGRRMRAMRKQILEHDVDHWSADFLNALNEKVVRDDS; encoded by the coding sequence ATGCAAACACCCGTCCAGGAAAAACCCGCCGGCAAAGCAACGGCCGGCAGCTCCGGTCCCAGCCATGCCGGCCATACGAAGTACGACTTCATGGTGGTCTCCAACAGGCTGCCTGTTGACCGGGTCGCGGCAGGGGATGCCGGTGATGACGAGTCTGGCTGGCGCCGCTCCCCCGGGGGACTGGTGACCGCCCTGGCCCCCATGATGACCAAGACAGACGGCGCCTGGGTCGGATGGCACGGCGCGCCGGACGAGACTGTCAAACCCTTCAGCCACGGCGGCATGGACCTCGTCCCGGTCCAGCTCAGCAACGACGACGTGGAGCTGTACTACGAGGGGTTTTCCAACGCCACCCTCTGGCCGCTCTACCATGACGTCATTGCCCCGCCGGAGTTCCACCGCACCTGGTGGGACGCCTACCGAAGGGTCAACCGCAGGTTCGCCGACGCCGTCGTACAGCATGCGGACCAAGGCGCCACCGTGTGGGTGCAGGATTACCAGCTCCAACTGGTGCCCCGCATGCTGCGCGAGGCGCGGCCGGACCTGCGCATCGGATTCTTCAACCACATCCCGTTTCCTCCGCCGGAGATCTTTGCCCAGCTGCCGTGGCGCCAGGCCATCATCGACGGACTCCTCGGCGCAGACCTGGTGGGTTTCCAGCGGCCCAGCGATGCCGGAAACTTCATGCGCTCCGCTCGCCGTTTCCTCGGTGCCAGCGTTAAGCAGCAGCAGGTCCACGTAAAGGGCCAGGACGGGCAGGTCACACACATTGCCCGGGCACAGGCCTTCCCCATCTCCATCGACGTCAAGCACATCAGCGAGCTAGCCGCCAGGCCGGACATCATTGAGCGCGCCCGCCAGATCCGCCAGGATCTGGGGAACCCGAAGACCATCCTGCTCGGCGTCGACCGACTGGATTACACCAAGGGCATCAGGCACCGGCTTAAAGCCTTCGAGGAGCTCCTGGCAGACGGCAAGCTCTCGGTTGGAGACGCCACCCTGATCCAGGTGGCCAGCCCCAGCCGCGAGCGCGTCGAGCAGTACCGGCTCCTGCGTGAGGAGGTGGAGGGCACGGTGGGCCACATCAACGGCACCTACGACACCATCGAGAACACCGCCGTCCGCTACCTGCACCACAGCTACCCCGTGGAGGAGATGGTGGCGCTGTACCTTGCCGCCGACGTCATGCTGGTCACGGCCCTTCGGGACGGCATGAACCTGGTCGCCAAGGAATACGTCACGGCGCGCACCAACAACGACGGCGCGCTGGTCCTCAGTGAGTTCGCCGGCGCAGCCGACCAGCTCAAGCAGGCACTGCTGATGAACCCGCACGACATCGACGGCCTCAAGAGCGCCATCATGCGTGCCGTGGAGATGCAGCCGCGGGAGTCCGGCCGCAGGATGCGGGCCATGCGGAAGCAAATCCTCGAACACGACGTGGACCACTGGTCCGCCGACTTCCTGAACGCACTGAACGAGAAGGTGGTCCGCGATGACTCCTGA
- the otsB gene encoding trehalose-phosphatase → MTPDGHTKAALALTPELREALHRIAGTEHLLVAMDFDGTIAPIVGRAQDARPLPRSAAALAGLAVLPRTTTALISGRALASLREVASPPVDTLLIGSHGAEAWLGPGSTELTLDDGQKTLLEEVRAELAAIVAEAPGTSLEYKPAGVVLHTRLAADDVAEDAVSAARSVLQERKGIFLKEGKRVLETSVVNASKGEGVSFLRQATGATAVLFAGDDVTDEDAFGRLEPGDVGVKVGLDFTQAQYRVEAPVHIAELLEALLQERSIAVAEEDPQAASG, encoded by the coding sequence ATGACTCCTGACGGCCACACCAAGGCAGCGCTGGCGCTCACCCCCGAACTGCGGGAAGCGCTGCACCGCATTGCCGGTACGGAGCACCTGCTGGTGGCCATGGACTTTGACGGGACCATCGCCCCCATCGTGGGCCGCGCCCAGGATGCGCGGCCGCTTCCACGCTCAGCCGCGGCGCTCGCGGGGCTCGCCGTGCTTCCACGCACGACGACGGCACTCATCTCCGGGCGCGCCCTCGCCAGCCTGCGCGAGGTGGCGTCCCCGCCCGTGGACACCCTGCTGATTGGCAGCCATGGGGCCGAAGCCTGGCTTGGGCCGGGCTCCACGGAACTGACGCTGGACGACGGCCAGAAGACCCTCCTTGAAGAGGTGCGCGCCGAGTTGGCGGCTATCGTCGCGGAGGCGCCTGGCACGTCCCTGGAATACAAGCCCGCCGGCGTCGTCCTGCACACCCGACTGGCTGCGGATGACGTGGCCGAGGACGCGGTGTCAGCAGCCCGGTCGGTGCTCCAGGAGCGAAAGGGCATCTTCCTCAAGGAGGGCAAGCGCGTCCTGGAGACCTCCGTGGTCAATGCCTCCAAGGGCGAAGGCGTCAGCTTCCTGCGGCAGGCCACCGGGGCCACTGCCGTGCTGTTCGCCGGTGATGACGTGACGGACGAGGACGCTTTCGGCCGGCTTGAACCAGGCGACGTAGGGGTCAAGGTTGGCCTCGATTTCACCCAGGCCCAATACCGGGTGGAGGCGCCTGTCCATATCGCGGAGCTGCTGGAAGCCCTGCTCCAGGAGCGGAGCATCGCCGTCGCCGAGGAAGACCCCCAGGCCGCTTCCGGATAG
- a CDS encoding DUF4032 domain-containing protein — protein MTEEHSAQWHDEPTDYAQVGKLPRFVAASADENKAASVASSLSITAAAADPELLDLPWHIALEEWPAQYLAALPRGISRHIVRFAHLGGSVIAIKETSEHVARHEYHMLRKLARLDVPCVEPVAVITGRTTPDGRPLNPVLVTRHLKFSMPYRALFSQMLRKDTLTRLIDAQALLMVRLHLIGFYWGDVSLSNTLFRRDAGAFAAYLVDAETGELYPDLSTGQREYDLEIARVNIAGELMDLLDGGLIEEKVDPVATSELIMDSYRRLWAELTEKESFELGERWRVSARIRRLNELGFDVEEYAIKTTQNGSTIQLQPKVVDAGHHQRRLLRLTGLDAQENQARRLLNDMDSFRADNNPDMDEEYSAHLWVSQIFEPIVRAIPRDLSGKLEHAEVVHEVLEHRWYMSEKQERHIPLAEAVQSYIDSILRHRRDEAAIMLNPDTELLKILEVETEESRYGEDESVDEYPDSDD, from the coding sequence ATGACCGAGGAACACAGCGCCCAGTGGCATGACGAACCCACAGACTATGCCCAGGTGGGTAAGCTCCCGCGGTTCGTGGCCGCCAGCGCCGACGAGAACAAGGCCGCTTCGGTAGCCTCCTCGCTGAGCATCACCGCCGCAGCGGCGGATCCGGAGCTGCTGGACCTGCCCTGGCACATCGCCCTCGAGGAGTGGCCGGCGCAGTACCTGGCCGCACTCCCCCGGGGCATCTCCCGGCACATCGTGCGCTTCGCCCACCTTGGCGGCTCGGTGATTGCCATCAAGGAAACCTCCGAGCATGTGGCCCGGCACGAGTACCACATGCTGCGCAAGCTGGCCCGGCTGGACGTCCCCTGCGTGGAACCCGTGGCCGTGATCACCGGCCGCACCACCCCTGACGGACGCCCGCTGAACCCCGTCCTGGTGACCCGGCACCTGAAATTCTCCATGCCGTACCGCGCACTGTTTTCGCAGATGCTGCGCAAGGACACCCTGACCCGCCTCATCGACGCCCAGGCGCTGCTCATGGTGCGGCTGCACCTGATCGGGTTCTACTGGGGCGACGTCTCGCTGTCCAACACCCTGTTCCGCCGCGACGCCGGCGCGTTTGCCGCCTACCTGGTGGACGCCGAAACCGGTGAGCTCTACCCCGACCTCTCCACCGGCCAGCGCGAATACGACCTTGAGATCGCCAGGGTGAACATCGCCGGCGAGCTGATGGACCTCCTGGATGGCGGTCTCATCGAGGAAAAGGTGGACCCCGTGGCCACCAGTGAGCTGATCATGGACAGCTACCGGCGGCTGTGGGCCGAGCTGACGGAGAAGGAATCCTTTGAGCTGGGCGAACGCTGGCGGGTGAGCGCCCGCATCCGGCGCCTGAACGAACTCGGCTTCGACGTCGAGGAATACGCCATAAAGACCACCCAGAACGGCTCCACCATCCAGCTCCAGCCCAAGGTGGTGGACGCGGGGCACCACCAGCGGCGGCTGCTGCGGCTTACCGGCCTGGACGCCCAGGAGAACCAGGCCCGCCGCCTCCTCAATGACATGGACTCCTTCCGGGCGGACAACAACCCGGACATGGATGAGGAATACAGCGCCCACCTGTGGGTCAGCCAGATCTTCGAACCGATCGTGCGCGCCATTCCCCGGGACCTGTCCGGCAAACTGGAGCACGCCGAAGTGGTCCACGAGGTCCTGGAGCACCGGTGGTACATGTCCGAGAAGCAGGAGCGCCACATTCCGCTGGCGGAAGCTGTCCAGTCCTACATCGACTCGATCCTCCGGCACCGCCGGGACGAGGCCGCGATCATGCTGAACCCTGATACCGAGCTGCTGAAAATCCTTGAGGTGGAGACCGAGGAGTCCCGTTACGGCGAAGACGAATCGGTGGACGAATACCCGGATTCGGACGACTGA
- a CDS encoding ChaB family protein → MPKTGKNDHARKEELPSTLQRSEQKAQDTFAKTYDSALESYDQDEQRAARAAYASLKHSYEKVGDHWEPKEKRGPSDKRAEQGISSSEPTAGGVNANASKDHLYKLARELDVKGRSKMDKGELVKAIQKANDAATRKARSK, encoded by the coding sequence ATGCCCAAGACCGGCAAGAACGATCATGCCCGCAAGGAAGAACTTCCTTCCACCCTGCAGCGTTCTGAGCAAAAGGCGCAGGACACATTCGCCAAGACCTATGATTCCGCCCTTGAGTCGTACGACCAGGATGAGCAGCGGGCGGCCCGGGCAGCATACGCATCCCTGAAGCACAGCTACGAGAAAGTGGGCGACCACTGGGAGCCCAAGGAAAAAAGGGGCCCGTCGGACAAGCGCGCAGAACAGGGCATCAGCTCCTCCGAACCCACCGCGGGCGGAGTCAACGCCAATGCGTCCAAGGACCACCTCTACAAACTGGCCAGGGAACTGGACGTCAAAGGCCGCTCGAAGATGGACAAGGGTGAATTGGTCAAGGCCATCCAGAAGGCCAACGACGCCGCCACCCGCAAAGCCCGCAGCAAATAG
- a CDS encoding thioredoxin domain-containing protein: MSPANEVRKSKAERTAEAREKARLIREEQLKKDKRNKLLIGWGIVAAVVAILVVVALVVTNSLKQNAPIADQGPTPANANVHGGVTLLANTDVAKSEPATVDAASLGDAPKTAPAEVVAPGAEAEAGKPVKVVLYIDFICPICKNFETQYNDQLTSLRNEGKITVEYRALGFLDSRSTTNYSSRAANAAACVVNESPEKYSDFVNALFAKQPAEGSAGLSDSDLKKMASDMGVNIGSCVDDKTYRPFVKFTTKEAAAIGVTGTPTVFVDGKQWGKGDSAQTPFPDFLQAAIAAKG; this comes from the coding sequence ATGAGCCCCGCAAACGAAGTACGTAAGTCCAAGGCTGAGCGAACCGCGGAGGCGCGGGAAAAGGCGCGCCTGATCAGGGAAGAGCAGCTGAAGAAGGACAAGCGCAACAAGCTGCTGATCGGCTGGGGCATCGTGGCGGCAGTGGTGGCCATCCTGGTGGTGGTGGCGCTGGTGGTGACGAACAGCCTCAAGCAGAACGCCCCCATAGCGGACCAGGGCCCCACGCCTGCCAACGCCAACGTGCATGGCGGCGTCACTTTGCTGGCCAATACGGATGTGGCCAAGTCGGAACCGGCCACGGTTGACGCCGCCTCCCTGGGGGACGCGCCGAAGACGGCGCCCGCCGAGGTAGTGGCTCCCGGCGCCGAAGCGGAGGCCGGCAAGCCGGTCAAGGTGGTCCTCTACATCGACTTCATCTGCCCCATCTGCAAGAACTTCGAGACCCAGTACAACGACCAGCTCACGTCGCTGCGCAACGAAGGCAAGATCACCGTTGAGTACCGGGCCCTCGGATTCCTGGACAGCCGGTCCACCACCAACTACTCATCCCGGGCCGCCAACGCAGCAGCGTGCGTGGTCAACGAATCCCCGGAGAAGTACTCCGATTTCGTCAACGCATTGTTCGCCAAGCAGCCGGCGGAAGGCAGCGCAGGCCTTTCCGACAGTGATTTGAAGAAGATGGCGTCCGACATGGGCGTCAACATCGGTTCCTGCGTCGATGACAAGACCTACCGCCCGTTCGTGAAGTTCACCACGAAGGAGGCCGCGGCCATCGGCGTCACCGGTACGCCCACCGTGTTCGTGGACGGCAAGCAGTGGGGCAAGGGCGACAGCGCGCAGACGCCGTTCCCGGACTTCCTGCAGGCAGCCATCGCCGCCAAGGGCTAA
- a CDS encoding glycoside hydrolase family 13 protein, which produces MLAFMSVDTVTQDTSAATGPLTLIHAADTAPGWWRSAVIYQVYPRSFRDLNGDGVGDLAGITEELPHLADLGVDAVWLSPFYRSPQRDAGYDVSDYCDVDPIFGTLADFDVMMAESHRLGLRVIVDLVPNHCSDQHPAFQAALAAPAGSPERDMFIFRDGTGPDGEEPPNNWQSHFGGPAWTRVTDADGRPGQWYLHLFDSSQPDFNWDNPAVHAEFERVLRFWLDRGVSGFRVDVAHALVKAPGLPAWGGRADGGNSDGYPGHEAPMFGQPGVHDIYRNWRLILDEYGPDRILCAEASVDLHRLAHWVRPDEMHQAFNFPYLHAGLDVYRLRSVITDSLTVLDGVGAPSTWVLSNHDVVRHASRFGYNGHGPRDGDGIGAADPQPDEELGRQRAAAASLFMLGLPGAAYLYQGEELGLPDGIDIPGHLRQDPTFARTGGQRLGRDGCRVPLPWRAGEQHLGFGSGNEPWLPIPASFGGLARDLQAESPSSHLSLYRDALARRRDLDLGRGSLSWAEDWCTGSSLGYLNGTTLVVMNLNHEPLEIPAGRVLIRSTRSGTEGLLASGETAWIRITAAG; this is translated from the coding sequence ATGCTGGCTTTCATGTCTGTCGATACTGTGACCCAGGACACCTCAGCTGCCACTGGCCCCCTGACGCTCATCCACGCTGCCGATACCGCTCCCGGCTGGTGGCGCTCTGCCGTGATCTATCAGGTCTACCCCCGGTCATTCCGGGACCTGAACGGTGACGGCGTGGGAGACCTCGCGGGAATTACCGAGGAACTGCCGCATCTGGCGGACCTGGGTGTCGACGCTGTTTGGCTGTCACCCTTTTACCGTTCCCCCCAGCGTGACGCCGGATACGACGTCAGCGACTACTGCGACGTTGACCCGATCTTTGGCACACTCGCCGACTTCGACGTCATGATGGCCGAATCCCACCGCCTGGGCCTGCGGGTCATCGTGGACCTGGTGCCCAACCACTGTTCGGACCAGCATCCGGCGTTCCAGGCAGCCCTTGCGGCACCGGCCGGTAGCCCCGAACGGGACATGTTCATCTTCCGTGACGGCACCGGGCCTGACGGAGAGGAGCCACCGAACAACTGGCAGTCACACTTTGGCGGACCTGCCTGGACACGGGTAACAGACGCCGACGGCCGGCCGGGCCAGTGGTACCTGCACCTCTTTGACTCCTCCCAGCCGGACTTCAACTGGGACAACCCCGCCGTCCACGCCGAGTTCGAGCGCGTGCTGCGTTTCTGGTTGGACCGCGGCGTGTCCGGTTTCCGGGTGGACGTAGCCCATGCCCTGGTCAAGGCCCCGGGCCTGCCCGCCTGGGGCGGCCGGGCCGATGGCGGCAACAGCGACGGGTACCCCGGCCACGAGGCACCCATGTTCGGGCAACCCGGCGTCCACGACATCTACCGCAACTGGCGGCTGATCCTGGACGAGTACGGCCCGGACCGGATCCTCTGCGCCGAGGCAAGCGTGGACCTTCACCGGCTGGCCCACTGGGTCAGGCCCGACGAGATGCACCAGGCGTTCAATTTCCCCTACCTCCATGCGGGCCTGGACGTCTACCGGCTGCGCTCGGTCATCACCGATTCCCTGACCGTCCTTGACGGCGTCGGCGCCCCGAGCACATGGGTGCTGTCCAACCACGATGTGGTCCGCCATGCCAGCCGGTTTGGCTACAACGGCCATGGCCCACGGGACGGCGACGGCATCGGGGCGGCCGATCCCCAGCCGGATGAGGAACTCGGCCGGCAGCGCGCAGCTGCTGCCTCGCTGTTCATGCTGGGACTGCCCGGTGCCGCCTACCTCTACCAGGGCGAGGAGCTGGGGCTGCCGGACGGCATCGACATCCCCGGCCACCTGCGCCAGGACCCCACGTTCGCCCGGACCGGCGGGCAGCGGCTTGGCCGTGACGGCTGCCGGGTGCCGCTGCCCTGGCGTGCCGGAGAACAACACCTGGGCTTCGGTTCGGGAAATGAACCATGGCTGCCCATTCCCGCTTCCTTTGGCGGGTTGGCGAGGGACCTGCAGGCGGAATCGCCGTCGTCGCACCTGTCCCTCTACCGCGACGCCCTGGCACGCCGCCGCGACCTGGACCTGGGCCGGGGATCCCTGTCCTGGGCCGAGGACTGGTGCACCGGGTCATCGCTGGGCTACCTCAACGGCACTACGCTGGTGGTTATGAACCTGAACCACGAGCCGCTGGAGATACCTGCGGGCCGCGTCCTTATCCGCAGTACGAGGTCCGGCACGGAAGGACTGCTGGCTTCGGGCGAAACCGCCTGGATCCGCATCACAGCAGCAGGCTGA